One Lytechinus variegatus isolate NC3 chromosome 11, Lvar_3.0, whole genome shotgun sequence DNA segment encodes these proteins:
- the LOC121423451 gene encoding glutathione peroxidase-like isoform X1: MITRVLHRISRAVPQFRRTAYGVGAILSVGVYLYASRKSPFVTTMAAGKNDPNWWKTAENIYAFTVTDIDGNEVSLEKYKGHVCLIVNVASSUGLTDKNYKQLVELDQQFGSSRGLKILGFPCNQFGGQEPTPNAEIKKFAQEKYGAQFDLFSKIDVNGDNAIPLYKYLKIKQKGTLGNRIKWNFTKFLVNKEGIPVKRFGPPTEPKDTVKDIEKYL; encoded by the exons ATGATTACTCGCGTCCTTCATAGAATTTCAAGAGCAGTGCCACAGTTTAGGCGCACTGCATACGGAGTCGGAGCTATTCTGAGCGTCGGTGTTTATTTATATGCGTCTAGAAAATCGCCATTTGTAACGACGATG gCAGCGGGTAAAAATGACCCAAATTGGTGGAAAACGGCTGAAAACATCTATGCCTTTACTGTAACTGATATAGATGGCAATGAAGTATCGTTGGAGAAGTACAA gGGTCATGTCTGTCTTATTGTGAATGTAGCATCCAGCTGAGGGTTAACCGACAAGAACTACAAACAGCTGGTCGAGTTAGACCAGCAGTTTGGTAGTTCTAGAGGTCTCAAGATTCTGGGTTTCCCCTGCAACCAGTTTGGTGGACAG GAGCCGACGCCGAATGCAGAGATCAAGAAGTTTGCCCAAGAGAAGTACGGTGCTCAGTTTGATCTGTTCTCCAAGATTGATGTGAACGGAGACAACGCCATCCCCCTCTACAAATACCTCAAGATCAAACAGAAAGGCACCCTGGGAAA TCGTATCAAGTGGAATTTCACAAAG TTTTTGGTGAACAAAGAAGGCATTCCTGTGAAGAGGTTTGGGCCACCAACAGAACCCAAG
- the LOC121423451 gene encoding glutathione peroxidase-like isoform X2: protein MAAGKNDPNWWKTAENIYAFTVTDIDGNEVSLEKYKGHVCLIVNVASSUGLTDKNYKQLVELDQQFGSSRGLKILGFPCNQFGGQEPTPNAEIKKFAQEKYGAQFDLFSKIDVNGDNAIPLYKYLKIKQKGTLGNRIKWNFTKFLVNKEGIPVKRFGPPTEPKDTVKDIEKYL from the exons ATG gCAGCGGGTAAAAATGACCCAAATTGGTGGAAAACGGCTGAAAACATCTATGCCTTTACTGTAACTGATATAGATGGCAATGAAGTATCGTTGGAGAAGTACAA gGGTCATGTCTGTCTTATTGTGAATGTAGCATCCAGCTGAGGGTTAACCGACAAGAACTACAAACAGCTGGTCGAGTTAGACCAGCAGTTTGGTAGTTCTAGAGGTCTCAAGATTCTGGGTTTCCCCTGCAACCAGTTTGGTGGACAG GAGCCGACGCCGAATGCAGAGATCAAGAAGTTTGCCCAAGAGAAGTACGGTGCTCAGTTTGATCTGTTCTCCAAGATTGATGTGAACGGAGACAACGCCATCCCCCTCTACAAATACCTCAAGATCAAACAGAAAGGCACCCTGGGAAA TCGTATCAAGTGGAATTTCACAAAG TTTTTGGTGAACAAAGAAGGCATTCCTGTGAAGAGGTTTGGGCCACCAACAGAACCCAAG